In one Actinomyces trachealis genomic region, the following are encoded:
- a CDS encoding PPK2 family polyphosphate kinase: protein MSKHSKKSEKAAKLSKADRKAAKAAKQAAKAAKNALSPSRWTDDPRKVLRVGEGFQLASLNRAGTPGWDGDEEEAHAYTEAITPLLSELQERLYAASKDGSTRRVLVVAQGLDTAGKGGIARHVMALVDPQGVSLMAFKAPTEEEKSHDFLWRIWKAVPTAGKIGLFDRSHYEDILVPGVNGQLDDAAFDERVAQIHDFEKQLIEQGTAIIKVALMVSYEEQGLRLLERMDRPDKQWKYSTGDLDTRAKWFDFQGIYQRMLTATSFPQAPWYVVPADNKWYARLSVTEMLLRELAEMDIDWPAAKFDVATERERVRATVSAEALAEYDKKIGDKLRRVARHEAEHDATTEAISSAETPDRAAEEAAEDQRLADPLLAPTPATVDEGR from the coding sequence ATGTCCAAGCACAGCAAGAAGTCCGAGAAGGCTGCCAAGCTCAGCAAGGCCGATCGCAAAGCCGCTAAAGCCGCCAAGCAGGCTGCCAAAGCAGCCAAGAACGCCCTGAGTCCCAGCCGTTGGACTGATGACCCCCGCAAGGTCCTGCGGGTTGGTGAGGGCTTCCAACTCGCCTCCCTTAACCGCGCTGGCACCCCCGGCTGGGACGGCGACGAGGAGGAGGCGCACGCCTACACCGAGGCCATCACCCCACTGCTCTCAGAGCTGCAGGAGCGCCTGTACGCGGCCTCCAAGGACGGCTCCACCCGCCGCGTGCTGGTGGTGGCCCAGGGCCTAGACACGGCTGGTAAAGGCGGCATTGCCCGGCACGTGATGGCGCTGGTGGACCCTCAGGGCGTGAGCCTGATGGCTTTCAAAGCCCCCACCGAGGAGGAGAAAAGCCACGACTTCCTGTGGCGCATCTGGAAGGCCGTGCCCACAGCCGGGAAGATCGGGCTCTTTGACCGCTCCCACTACGAGGACATCCTGGTACCCGGCGTCAACGGACAGCTTGATGACGCCGCCTTCGATGAGCGCGTGGCCCAGATCCACGATTTTGAGAAACAGCTGATCGAGCAGGGCACCGCCATCATCAAGGTGGCCCTCATGGTCTCCTACGAGGAGCAGGGCCTGCGCCTGCTGGAGCGCATGGACCGCCCGGACAAGCAGTGGAAGTACTCCACCGGTGACCTGGACACGCGCGCCAAGTGGTTCGACTTCCAGGGCATCTACCAGCGGATGCTCACCGCCACATCCTTCCCTCAAGCCCCCTGGTATGTGGTGCCTGCGGACAATAAGTGGTATGCCCGCCTGTCCGTCACGGAGATGCTTCTGCGCGAACTCGCTGAAATGGACATCGACTGGCCCGCCGCCAAGTTCGACGTCGCCACTGAGCGCGAGCGCGTCCGGGCCACCGTGAGCGCTGAGGCCTTGGCCGAGTACGACAAGAAGATTGGCGACAAGCTACGCCGGGTGGCCCGCCACGAAGCTGAGCATGACGCCACCACCGAGGCGATCTCCTCTGCAGAGACACCGGACCGGGCTGCTGAGGAAGCCGCTGAGGACCAACGCCTAGCTGATCCATTGCTAGCGCCGACCCCAGCGACGGTGGACGAGGGGCGCTGA